GTGCTATTTAGTACTGAGtactttcaatcaattctgCTTGTgcattttcaagtatttattCTCGAGTTGAGAAGTGGTGATACCCAGGTAATCCCTCGTCGTGTagcaaaatacaattaattatacatgATTTAGATTCatatttaacttaacttattttacacattttagatCGCGCAAAACTAACTTTTGAAGACGGTCTTATACCAACATTAACAGCAGCCATAAGTGAGCATGAAAAACATGACGACAATCTTGGAAAAGGTAAgtcataatataaaaacaatctCAACATTACCTTCACtcgtttgtatttttttcatttaaatgcttTTAGATAACTCAAATTCGGCCCAACATCTGAAAGTACAACCTGAACCGGACACCGCTGCCTCATCGGACAATGAAACCTTCACGGAATGTCAGTCCTACCAAATCGCGTCCGCTAACGATTATGGTTTTATAGCGGATGAATATAGTTTTGAGAACTCCGAAATCGAATCATACTTTAGTGCTGCTAACTCAAGAAATGCTACACTCACGACAGGAGAAGCAGATCCTTTAAGTGTTACTATAAATAAACCGTCAGAACAGGATGAGAGTGAGCAAGGTGACTTGCAATCGCTGGTCTCAGCTATAAGTGGTGACGATTTGTTAGCATCGCACCAACATCCATTAGATGTAACCTTCGATGAAGAACCAATGGATGTGGATGAGAGTTTTACTGagttaaaacaaaatgtaaacgTTGAAGAATGCCAGTTGCATACAACTAATGTCGGAGCTGATAACGAGTCAACTTCAAAAACAGCAGAGCCTGAAGATGTTGTTACTAATGAGGAAGAGACGGAGTGTAAGCAACTAAATTGTACTAAAAACGAAGCTGTACCCAAAGATTCTGCGGTGTCTAAGCCCGAGACCGAGTTAGAAATTACACAGTCAAAACTTGAGTTATCACTAAATAAAAGTATCGAAATACCCACATCAACAACTCAAAAGAACAATTATGAGCACAATAACCTAGATATCAGCAGTACTGAAACTTTTTCGGAAGTATCAGCCGATCTTACCCAAGCAACAATTGCTACGACATCATCAACTTCAATTCACTCCGCAAATACCAGTTTACATCCCATCGAAGAAGagttattgaaatataaaattccagGTAAACAAGAATTTGGTAAGTCCTGGACTGGTTCACAAAATGCACTGAATCTGACAGTGGATATGGACTCATCAACGCAAAGCAATAAAAGTTCCGCTTCCTCACCAAGTTTCCCTATAAAACATAAGGGAAACTCACTCAAACAATTTCCACGCTCGCCCACTGCAGCCGTGCCAAAAAGTATGACATTCTTAGAAAAATCGGAATACACTGAGCGTATTGAAACAGAACGTAAAAAATCTACAGCCAGTGAGCCGAAGCTGGAGTTATTCGGTTCACGAAAAACATCGACAGTCGACGAAAAACCAACACAGCATGCAATATCGGAAAATCTTGCTGCAAGCATTACCAGCACTACGGTATGTCCAAATGAGCCTATTAATGATGAAATTGcgtcaacaaaaataaatggcaacacAGCAACAGATGAAGTTGCACCTTTAACAAGTGCTTCTTCAATAGACAGTTCAGATAAACGTCGTACATATAATGTAACGGCTCCAGTGACACCTTCTCCTGAAATACAGAACGTGACACAAAAATGTGTGAACGATCACGATAAACGGCGCACCTTTAATATGCCTGCAGCACCGCAAGCACCAAGTATCGTTGGACAAAAATCGGAAAGAGACGAGGACAAACGACGTACGTTTAATATGCCTGTACCAACACAAGAAACAGACATTACTACCCAAAAACCAGAGAATGAGGGCAATAATCGACGAACTTTTAATCTTATGGGCTCAGAAGATGTAATAGAGGAGAAGATTTCAAGCGAAAATAATTCTGATACAGCCGAGAGGCCTCGAACTTACATTGTTTCTGAACCCACATTTCCGATGAGACCAAATAGTGAAGGAATAAATGTTCCTATGGACATAGACGACACATTACCTACAGATGCTGGTCAAAGCAACACAACACAATCCCGAACACCGATGCAGTCCCCCACAACAACTGTTTCTAGTTCGTCACCAATACCGACTTTACAAAATCGTATTGGTAACACCATTCCAACAAATACCTCACCGCCAATACCGACACTACAAAATCGGGCACGAAATGATCAAACCCAACTTATTATGGATGATGATGCCTTTAAAGTGCCACTACCGCCATCGCCAGCATCATCAACGGCATCACCACCAATAGCTACCATACATAAACGACCATCTATCCATGCGTACAAAAACACAGAAGATGTCGTTGAAGCGTTATCCGCCAAAGAGCAAACCAAACGCGATGCCAGTGATGAGAAGGATGTATTCGCTGGCAATAGTACACCCTCACCCATGGAAGAGCAGCCATCTTCAACAAGCAATTTTGGTAATTTCGACTCTAATTTAAACGTTGATGTGGATCAGCAAGAATTTGCAAGTGAGCAATTTGAGAATGGAAATAATTGTGAGTTTTCGTTGTTATCTTTAACCTACTTATTATACTAACTTAATTAACTGTCTAATGTactgatattttcgaaaattcaaaattcactGCTAACCGCCATTTTTTCTTGCAAGCacttacatactatacatatatgcaataccACCTACTATACGTCATACTTGTAGTCAACTCGCCATTTCTTCATTCAAATGTGGTCTGTTGTTCACATGTGCTACATTTCATTGTAACACTATTGTTGTTTCCCCCTTCATATAACATTTTTCGCTAACTTTTACCACTGTGTTTTAATATTACTCTGCTAGTAACCCTCGTCCAATCACATATGCACTTCACCTTAGCAACTTCTTCCTACAGCACATTCGAATTGCAATGGCAAATAATAAACATCAACCGGTATTTTCTGTTtgctatatatgtacgtatatgtgcatactgggccgatactgctgcatgCCACACAGCTTTTGATTTCAACGCATCcccacataaaaacaaatcaaggCCATGACTGCAATTGAAGAGCGAATGCGCTACATAGAAAAACAGTCAAGTTACCTACCACTCTCTTCCCGGTTTTTCCTTCTACATTGTGGTAGTTGGTTGCAGGGCGCTTCTGACCTTCCGCTCGCACAAGCAGGCGCGTTTGAACTTGAAAGCGAGAGAAAAGTCCACAgctaatttacatatttattaggcAGGTCATGCGGTTGTCACGACACCAGACCAAATAAATACCTTCACACACACAGGTGTTTGTGGGGTGaaaggtatttatttttttttttttttgcgaaatagaacaaaatgtaaaaaaataaaaaaataatatattgtatgtagtatatcagtattgttgtatgtatatacagtgtcatatatgtacatatgtatattataaataaaaaattgttcaatcttcgccaaaaaattaaaaaaaaaaaagttataaaatttaaataatctttatatgcatactatactatatattgtatcctccttccttccttttattttactattcgTAAAACGACCCACTGTCAGTGGGCTTGCTATTTCCACACCTGTAATACCTTCCCTATAACTCACAACGGTTTATTTGTGATGTTCTACTATGCGTTAATACAACGGTGTTTTTTCCATGCCACTCGCTGCCGGTATTGCAGCCGCTTTAGCCCAGCGTTCTCCGCTCGTCATACGTGGTATTTAAAGTCAATGACAACATTAGTACCATAGGCTAATGACAATACCTTTTGTTGTATTCGTTAAAGCTCCTTTCCAcgttttctttcttttgtttaGTATGAccacatgtacacatacatacgttgaTATGATTCAATTTATTGCTCTTGAATTTATTTAGATTTcggataaataaaatatgaaaattttaggtcttgattttaaattaaaacctTGGCATTTTGGTGttaataaacacatttttgtttcatatacatattttttcattaagtaGTATATATtctaaatgtaaaatattaccAATTTACCATTTGAATCAAATTGAATTATTCaagaattttgtatattattatcCCTTTGAGGATTAAAGAAGTGCACCTATATTCGGCAGTGAAGTAATGACAGGCAGCAAACTCAAagcaaaactaattaaaattaataaaattaaaaatattgcgtaattatttcttcatatgttttattataaatttagtaaatgtgcatataaatttagctgtatgttttaaaattggtatttttatatttacaaatctATACTTATATCAGTTCTAATGTCCcatttaaatgttttcatatAAACCAATACTGCTAGAAATGCAACTCTGACTTGTCAATCAGCCCATATGACAAAACCAGTCTCCAGCAATATAATCATCGCAGTCAAAAAGTCAGCGATTGAGAGAGCACAAAACAGAGCGTATTAGAATCAATGTGCTCCATTCTATTCTCTCGTGTTATAAATGCTCTTTCAAGcacttaaaaatacataagGGGCTGTCCATTTCACATATATTTACTGTATATGCCAAACAAACACCATGGATTGACCACACCAACATGTTGGCCCTTCACTCCCTCACTCACCTTTGGCATCTTGCAAGTGGCCAACTCTCATTCACGTTTCCACTCTCACTCTTACAATCTCTCTCTCTTTCAATGCACGTACTATCGCTATTTGGAAAATGCTATTCTTCTGCCAAGAGCTAACCACAACTCAACTCCAGTCACCTATACAGCTCTACAAAATGCACGACATTCTCGCTTATCTGAATGGCATGTAGACTCGTTGGACGTGTGACTGCTGCTGCTTTTGCTGGAGAAACCAACTTCTACGTGGAGAATTTTGCCTTTTAGTTTCTCAAGTTTGGTCGTCGACGTCGCGTTGCGTTTCGTTTACGACGtttgcgtttttgttttatacattgtCATTATTGCTGAGGTCTCAATTTGGAGTGTGTGATTGTGCTGAGAGTTTTCCATGAAGAAAATCTATCAAAAgctaaaaaagtaattaaaccgaaattttccaaatacaaaagtataaattttaacaCATCTCACAGTGTTTCCAAGTGTTGTGAAGGCATTGGAAATTCTCCAAGCAATGTAATCGTTCAAAGTATCTAACAGATGCGTGACGTatatgaattttgattttttccgtCTTCGTCTGTCTACCCAAGGTGGTTAAGTGTATGGTGTAGTGAAATAAATGGAATTTTGATTGTTTTACTTTTCATCTGCTATATGACCGCAACCTTCAATAACTCAATAAAACTTAAgtattatgcatacatatgagtgtgcgtgtatgtgtagtACGCTGCAGTCGGtgtgttaatttataaactaATATAAACTTCCATTAAAAGTTGTTGCCCTCTAGAGACAATCGTGTAGATAATAGTAGGTCGACATTTGGTGTATCAAAAACGAAGGAAGATATACAATTACGCGTTAACAGCAAAGCAAAAGTTCTTCCGCGTTGTCTCTGTGCGCTGCTGCTTTTCCGGTTGTAAGGTGTTGTAAATGAAAGGGCAAATGCGCTCGTAGGGCGGTAAAGCAGCGACAAGCCGCTCGAATGAGTCATTTTTCagcttaattgaaaaaaaatgcggCCAACTAACGCAACGCGCGTCAttgtaaacaaaagcaaatagcaTTTCCGCACAAATTTTGTGAACCTTAAAGATTCCACGAGAAATCATTACACATTGCAGTAGTCATACGTGCTATCTTTGATTGATAATATTGCCGCACGCTATTTGTGTGCTTGTGTAGGGGCATATATAATTACTCATTTATGTTAACGCCAATTCAAAGTGTTCGCTGCAAAGTGTATCTCCTCATCTGTGCATCATTCTatattattggttttattttatttttactcgtCTTTTCTCGCCTTTTGTGCCAAATCAATTTGACTCTGATGGTGATCATACTCATTCTCCAAACGAATTTCTACatacatttctttaatttcttgcCTGTCTTCTTGTTCGCCTTTGACTTGCTTACTTTTATATTCGCTCATGTGTTCCAAGTTCTAATTGTACGCGCTCTTAGTCATTGTTCGTGCGGACTTGACTGGTTTTCTCAGTCTcatatattttgtgttatttgaTTACTTGTCTAGTTGCCTCtcataattatttgtttattttcgcaAGCGTTATtgatacacatatatttttttctgctgcAATTTAATTAGTTATCTAaaagtaacaaaataaaattattaaaataaaaattaaattatttacaacgtATAACAAGTACCTTGTTCTTTAAACCGCTTTTTATCGGTTTTGATTGTTTgtttataattcaatttgttcGATTTCCCATTTCAAAAAAGTACGTACAACTTATTTTTACTTCCTCTGCTCTTAGTAGGATGTGTAATATATTGTTCTAGTATTTATGTTGAAGCATGGCTTTCGATTGTATCGCTTGTATTGTCATATTGATACGCCCACGAGCAATCAGCGTTGGCGACAAACAAAGTAGTtttattttgcagtttttttttcttccctTGTGAAAACAAAGGGATTTCCACAGTGTTAGTTGTATTGATTTTGCATAGGCATGTGAAggcttaatatttttattatacaccATAAGTGACATGTTTGGAGCTGTAGAAAATATAGAATCAccttattatgaaaaatttttaatgcgaTACACAATATCAAGATGGAGACTGGCGTTTAAATAGATTGTTTACTAATTTTATTGGAGACATTATTAATTTagagacatttaattttaataattattacttATACAGTGGGGTTTCCCCGAAAAATGCGACTTAGGGAATCATGTCTCGAACTTTTAAGATTTATGTAAAGAGATTTATATGagattttacttttgttgtcaATTCAAGAGTTCGGGTTATGAAAACTTAGAAATACGAGTTATGGAAATTCAactgtaatttattaaaaatcaaaaaattacatACTCATAATTGTTGTTATAAACGCCGCTTACCGCTATAATATTTACAAGGtcgttatatataaatttttgaaatatattttctacaaaaagtttagcattttcaattatgtatgtagttcCAACTGCTACTAACTGaatgttataaattaaaaaaaaaactaaaattctttACTTCAGTTTTACTTGAGCGATTAGGTGTAGTCAGAGACATGAGAAAAtggcatttttaataattttggtttgcaaaaaaaaatattttttttatataaaagtaaaaccAAAGAATCAGTAAATAAGACTTCGACTTgagagaaatttgaaaaaaattaaaagtaatgacTGCGTGTTGACCAAGTTCCAATCATATCTCCTTGCAGTGACCATCGCTAACctttggagattcatctaaaatcgtTGGAAAAAATAGTTGTATAAATAGGTAATCAgtgtttttaattaacaaaatggcagacaattttttcaataaaaaaaagtttgaaaaagtgggcgtagccCCGCCCTTAATCAGTTTAATGTATTAATCTCCTAAACCATTAAAGatgcaacaaccaaattcgcatCACAAATAGTATACGagctcctaccgacagtgtgaaaatggattatAACCCTACACACTCACCACATAACGGTACTATAACGCGATAtatcaataactaattacgccagagacattaaactTTACCCACCGTATTCTATGAGGGGTCTTTAAAGTGCCGGGGTCAAAATCGTTCGATGGGCGTAGCATCGCcaacttttaggtgaaatcgcATGTCCCACCCGACCAAAGATAATCCTTTTCTGATAGTAGTATGTCTGTATGctacaaatgggttgaatctggtgaatacttcccttagccaccatatacctaatataaagattcaAACTTCCGTAGGTGACgttttcttataacggtgcatatttgtgattggaataaataaaatcgggtgaaaccTCACCCTAGATCCCTTATAACTAACAAGCGATGTGTATCTGAAGACACTTCTCAGGGTTTAATCCTTGTAAGCTGCAAGAGCATTAAATAATaagtcagtttttttttattagtaatgtacaaaatatttgttttcagcAATTCAATGCTGAACAAAAAATTctagaaaacaaagaaaataaaagaaaaagaatatgCAAAACATTTACTCAGTCATTTACATAAGACTGTACGCGTATTATCTTTAAGTAACAATTTTGTAACTACTTAATGTATATAATCAATAATTTCTAACAATAactgttgttttattttgtatacttttcATGCACGCTCATCGTTAATGTGAAACCCATTTAAAATATCAGTAATTTTGAATCCATCCGACTTTGATTATCTACTCACAAAAGGCAATAATAGCGCGCCAATTGATCGCAGTTCAATATTACTGAAATTCGATCCGTTGCTCGGCGTGCCAGTACCTGCAAATCAAGTGCAACAACAGAAACCAACAAAGCAAACAccacaaatattacaaaacatTTTAGGCGATAATCTAACTAACTTAAGTCCTACACTCGAAGAGGACGAGCACTCATCATCAGCGTCCACATCATCCATTAGCAATaatcaatcgtttgttgttgaGACAGATAATAAAAGGAAATCTGACGAAGAGGAGAGTGCCAAGTCAAAACAGAATTTGATTAAGATTTCAGCAGAGAAGCAGcaacgccagcaacaacaacatcaacaaccaACTGTTTTAAAGGTGAATATGGATAGTTTTAACCAAACCTAAAGAATTTAatgaatatatacttttttttaatacatagaAGCATGACAGTATGAGTGTCGACGTGATTAAGGATATGAATATCGACAACGATTGTAACAAATCCTTTGAGAATTCAAAGTAagtgaaaattggaaaaaatttttcacataatgCCAAGCGCCGGTTTATAATATGTAGATTATTAGAACATGCATAGGTAAATTGTAAATAGTTGGATTTTATTAGAAAACATGGTCGAagctttatatataattataaaaaaagttaactccTGCACCTAAGCCGCAGGGTTATTTTTTAAGGGctatatgtataactaaatatattaaagtaacCTGCCGACTGTTTGCATCCAACGGAAACCGTTTTTGCTATAAATATCTGgaatcaggtcaatacttcccttagccccccaataaattaatataaagattttcgaacttccgggtgactttatacctcatatatcggccaatatgtgagttatctaaataaaattgagagagagTGTTTTTCTTATAAGGGTGCACATTTGTGCTTAGTATAAGTAAAATCGGATGAAACTCGCCCTAGACTCCATTTAACTAACAAGTCTTATATTCTTGAAGGTACTTGCCTGGCTTTAATGCTAGCTAGTTGCAAGCATATAAAATTCCGTTCCATTACTTAAACTTGACTGTCATGGGTAAGAGCGAATATTCGCTGCTTTATATTTGAGctcttgtcaaaaaatttacatttgatATTTGATTGATTGACAGATATAaccttttacttttttatttacgtttaaatatgacattttatttactctCTTAGTTGAAGTTTTAGTGACTTGTATCTTTTTTAAGAACAATTGTTGCCCCGGCGCTACATCCTAATGTTTAATCGGAATTTTCACTATATTAAAAGTcgattctatttatttttatttaccataTAAGATTCGaactaattttactttttcttacCGCTACTAGCTCACAACccgatgaaaaacaaattaactaTAAAATGGATGAActcgagaaaaaaattaaaaacgaagtGTAAGTCATTgccatttaataaaaattcaaactcAAAGATATATTTATCAGTGGCGCTCATGCTAAACACTGTAGGTGGAGCGctataataaaacagaaaaataaaatattaagctaATTTTCACTATATTTGGCATATCTGCAAGTTGCCGTTTTAATTTGGCCGCaagcttttgtatttttcaataatatttatgctTCGCTAATAATTGCTTTATTCATTGCCTTTTTAGACTCAAAACAGAAGATattgaaaagaaattgaaagaagCTGAACAGCGTGAGGAGGCATTAATCAAACGGATAACGGAAAaagataaaacaataacaaaaatgacGTAAGTGCCTAA
The DNA window shown above is from Bactrocera dorsalis isolate Fly_Bdor unplaced genomic scaffold, ASM2337382v1 BdCtg051, whole genome shotgun sequence and carries:
- the LOC105226535 gene encoding transforming acidic coiled-coil-containing protein 3 isoform X2; translated protein: MEFISNLIKRPISLVRSDSLPPTSNEAGQDTSNSRPITPKQTPSPSHSPLLTFDRVTTPDPKQHLVDSLMVASNIMDAMNGQDEFRPIAVATTTRASSPISQSPKQAQSRSLQTSTTSNVSASGNMNPPSNSVGNTIEELLIEINDNLSKQDDLHTAGALSQHHLPNRPLSLSPTALTQALATEYNAVCSKNPNLKATPSTQSTESLSSSPSLLKSTAMAPVADSVSTTSITATETEPKAGPFGGSTPISLKSGANIDIKCEAASDLIETKTPEMLTALNLNTEDRAKLTFEDGLIPTLTAAISEHEKHDDNLGKDNSNSAQHLKVQPEPDTAASSDNETFTECQSYQIASANDYGFIADEYSFENSEIESYFSAANSRNATLTTGEADPLSVTINKPSEQDESEQGDLQSLVSAISGDDLLASHQHPLDVTFDEEPMDVDESFTELKQNVNVEECQLHTTNVGADNESTSKTAEPEDVVTNEEETECKQLNCTKNEAVPKDSAVSKPETELEITQSKLELSLNKSIEIPTSTTQKNNYEHNNLDISSTETFSEVSADLTQATIATTSSTSIHSANTSLHPIEEELLKYKIPGKQEFGKSWTGSQNALNLTVDMDSSTQSNKSSASSPSFPIKHKGNSLKQFPRSPTAAVPKSMTFLEKSEYTERIETERKKSTASEPKLELFGSRKTSTVDEKPTQHAISENLAASITSTTVCPNEPINDEIASTKINGNTATDEVAPLTSASSIDSSDKRRTYNVTAPVTPSPEIQNVTQKCVNDHDKRRTFNMPAAPQAPSIVGQKSERDEDKRRTFNMPVPTQETDITTQKPENEGNNRRTFNLMGSEDVIEEKISSENNSDTAERPRTYIVSEPTFPMRPNSEGINVPMDIDDTLPTDAGQSNTTQSRTPMQSPTTTVSSSSPIPTLQNRIGNTIPTNTSPPIPTLQNRARNDQTQLIMDDDAFKVPLPPSPASSTASPPIATIHKRPSIHAYKNTEDVVEALSAKEQTKRDASDEKDVFAGNSTPSPMEEQPSSTSNFGNFDSNLNVDVDQQEFASEQFENGNNLILNPSDFDYLLTKGNNSAPIDRSSILLKFDPLLGVPVPANQVQQQKPTKQTPQILQNILGDNLTNLSPTLEEDEHSSSASTSSISNNQSFVVETDNKRKSDEEESAKSKQNLIKISAEKQQRQQQQHQQPTVLKHDSMSVDVIKDMNIDNDCNKSFENSNSQPDEKQINYKMDELEKKIKNEVLKTEDIEKKLKEAEQREEALIKRITEKDKTITKMTGVIEAYEKAIAELIAEKEQLLQSYEKQLAEVKADRDSNYQHLTSLETTFADLHVKYGKSKEMTLQLKADEEALVVEKRQILENLRLQEQRYEKMKNHAMQQLEIANKKLESLNKEHSIETTKLKALLKKEEISRASINEQLQQKSRENAELVKICDELINGQGS
- the LOC105226535 gene encoding transforming acidic coiled-coil-containing protein 2 isoform X3 gives rise to the protein MEFISNLIKRPISLVRSDSLPPTSNEAGQDTSNSRPITPKQTPSPSHSPLLTFDRVTTPDPKQHLVDSLMVASNIMDAMNGQDEFRPIAVATTTRASSPISQSPKQAQSRSLQTSTTSNVSASGNMNPPSNSVGNTIEELLIEINDNLSKQDDLHTAGALSQHHLPNRPLSLSPTALTQALATEYNAVCSKNPNLKATPSTQSTESLSSSPSLLKSTAMAPVADSVSTTSITATETEPKAGPFGGSTPISLKSGANIDIKCEAASDLIETKTPEMLTALNLNTEDRAKLTFEDGLIPTLTAAISEHEKHDDNLGKDNSNSAQHLKVQPEPDTAASSDNETFTECQSYQIASANDYGFIADEYSFENSEIESYFSAANSRNATLTTGEADPLSVTINKPSEQDESEQGDLQSLVSAISGDDLLASHQHPLDVTFDEEPMDVDESFTELKQNVNVEECQLHTTNVGADNESTSKTAEPEDVVTNEEETECKQLNCTKNEAVPKDSAVSKPETELEITQSKLELSLNKSIEIPTSTTQKNNYEHNNLDISSTETFSEVSADLTQATIATTSSTSIHSANTSLHPIEEELLKYKIPGKQEFGKSWTGSQNALNLTVDMDSSTQSNKSSASSPSFPIKHKGNSLKQFPRSPTAAVPKSMTFLEKSEYTERIETERKKSTASEPKLELFGSRKTSTVDEKPTQHAISENLAASITSTTVCPNEPINDEIASTKINGNTATDEVAPLTSASSIDSSDKRRTYNVTAPVTPSPEIQNVTQKCVNDHDKRRTFNMPAAPQAPSIVGQKSERDEDKRRTFNMPVPTQETDITTQKPENEGNNRRTFNLMGSEDVIEEKISSENNSDTAERPRTYIVSEPTFPMRPNSEGINVPMDIDDTLPTDAGQSNTTQSRTPMQSPTTTVSSSSPIPTLQNRIGNTIPTNTSPPIPTLQNRARNDQTQLIMDDDAFKVPLPPSPASSTASPPIATIHKRPSIHAYKNTEDVVEALSAKEQTKRDASDEKDVFAGNSTPSPMEEQPSSTSNFGNFDSNLNVDVDQQEFAIILNPSDFDYLLTKGNNSAPIDRSSILLKFDPLLGVPVPANQVQQQKPTKQTPQILQNILGDNLTNLSPTLEEDEHSSSASTSSISNNQSFVVETDNKRKSDEEESAKSKQNLIKISAEKQQRQQQQHQQPTVLKKHDSMSVDVIKDMNIDNDCNKSFENSNSQPDEKQINYKMDELEKKIKNEVLKTEDIEKKLKEAEQREEALIKRITEKDKTITKMTGVIEAYEKAIAELIAEKEQLLQSYEKQLAEVKADRDSNYQHLTSLETTFADLHVKYGKSKEMTLQLKADEEALVVEKRQILENLRLQEQRYEKMKNHAMQQLEIANKKLESLNKEHSIETTKLKALLKKEEISRASINEQLQQKSRENAELVKICDELINGQGS
- the LOC105226535 gene encoding transforming acidic coiled-coil-containing protein 2 isoform X8, which produces MQHSCCTWWLCCYNAVCSKNPNLKATPSTQSTESLSSSPSLLKSTAMAPVADSVSTTSITATETEPKAGPFGGSTPISLKSGANIDIKCEAASDLIETKTPEMLTALNLNTEDRAKLTFEDGLIPTLTAAISEHEKHDDNLGKDNSNSAQHLKVQPEPDTAASSDNETFTECQSYQIASANDYGFIADEYSFENSEIESYFSAANSRNATLTTGEADPLSVTINKPSEQDESEQGDLQSLVSAISGDDLLASHQHPLDVTFDEEPMDVDESFTELKQNVNVEECQLHTTNVGADNESTSKTAEPEDVVTNEEETECKQLNCTKNEAVPKDSAVSKPETELEITQSKLELSLNKSIEIPTSTTQKNNYEHNNLDISSTETFSEVSADLTQATIATTSSTSIHSANTSLHPIEEELLKYKIPGKQEFGKSWTGSQNALNLTVDMDSSTQSNKSSASSPSFPIKHKGNSLKQFPRSPTAAVPKSMTFLEKSEYTERIETERKKSTASEPKLELFGSRKTSTVDEKPTQHAISENLAASITSTTVCPNEPINDEIASTKINGNTATDEVAPLTSASSIDSSDKRRTYNVTAPVTPSPEIQNVTQKCVNDHDKRRTFNMPAAPQAPSIVGQKSERDEDKRRTFNMPVPTQETDITTQKPENEGNNRRTFNLMGSEDVIEEKISSENNSDTAERPRTYIVSEPTFPMRPNSEGINVPMDIDDTLPTDAGQSNTTQSRTPMQSPTTTVSSSSPIPTLQNRIGNTIPTNTSPPIPTLQNRARNDQTQLIMDDDAFKVPLPPSPASSTASPPIATIHKRPSIHAYKNTEDVVEALSAKEQTKRDASDEKDVFAGNSTPSPMEEQPSSTSNFGNFDSNLNVDVDQQEFASEQFENGNNLILNPSDFDYLLTKGNNSAPIDRSSILLKFDPLLGVPVPANQVQQQKPTKQTPQILQNILGDNLTNLSPTLEEDEHSSSASTSSISNNQSFVVETDNKRKSDEEESAKSKQNLIKISAEKQQRQQQQHQQPTVLKKHDSMSVDVIKDMNIDNDCNKSFENSNSQPDEKQINYKMDELEKKIKNEVLKTEDIEKKLKEAEQREEALIKRITEKDKTITKMTGVIEAYEKAIAELIAEKEQLLQSYEKQLAEVKADRDSNYQHLTSLETTFADLHVKYGKSKEMTLQLKADEEALVVEKRQILENLRLQEQRYEKMKNHAMQQLEIANKKLESLNKEHSIETTKLKALLKKEEISRASINEQLQQKSRENAELVKICDELINGQGS
- the LOC105226535 gene encoding transforming acidic coiled-coil-containing protein 1 isoform X10, giving the protein MNFDFFRLRLSTQVILNPSDFDYLLTKGNNSAPIDRSSILLKFDPLLGVPVPANQVQQQKPTKQTPQILQNILGDNLTNLSPTLEEDEHSSSASTSSISNNQSFVVETDNKRKSDEEESAKSKQNLIKISAEKQQRQQQQHQQPTVLKKHDSMSVDVIKDMNIDNDCNKSFENSNSQPDEKQINYKMDELEKKIKNEVLKTEDIEKKLKEAEQREEALIKRITEKDKTITKMTGVIEAYEKAIAELIAEKEQLLQSYEKQLAEVKADRDSNYQHLTSLETTFADLHVKYGKSKEMTLQLKADEEALVVEKRQILENLRLQEQRYEKMKNHAMQQLEIANKKLESLNKEHSIETTKLKALLKKEEISRASINEQLQQKSRENAELVKICDELINGQGS